In a genomic window of Macaca nemestrina isolate mMacNem1 chromosome 18, mMacNem.hap1, whole genome shotgun sequence:
- the RIPOR1 gene encoding rho family-interacting cell polarization regulator 1 isoform X5, with the protein MNTKKRGSPARTHSMMSLSVRPQRRLLSARVSRSQSFAGVLGSHERGPRSFPVFSPPGPPRKPPALSRVSRMFSMAHPAAKVPQPERLDLVYAALKRGLTAYLEVHQQEQEKLQGQIRESKRNSRLGFLYDLDKQVKSIERFLRRLEFHASKIDELYEAYCVQRRLRDGAYNMVRAYTTGSPGSREARDSLAEATRGHREYTESMCLLESELEAQLGEFHLRMKGLAGFARLCVGDQYEICMKYGRQRWKLRGRIEGSGKQVWDSEETIFLPLLTEFLSIKVTELKGLANHVVVGSVSCETKDLFAALPQVVAVDINDLGTIKLSLEVTWSPFDKDDQPSAASSVNKASTVTKRFSTYSQSPPDTPSLREQAFYNMLRRQEELENGTAWSLSSESSDDSSSPQLSGTARHSSAPRPLVQQPELLPIQVAFRRPETPSSGPLDEEGAVAPVLANGHAPYSRTLSHISEASVDAALAEASVEAIGPESLAWGPSPPTHPAPTHGEHPSPVPPTLDPGHSATSSTLGTTGSVPTSTDPAPSAHLDSVHKATDSGPSELPGPTHTTTGSTCSAIQSPLTHTTTGSTHKPIISTLTTTGPTVNIIGPVQTTTSHTPTSPTHKTRMSTPTTISPTHTPTSPTHKTRMSPPTTTSPNPSAMGLVQTATSPTLINLSPSTSPELATLSSPSKHSDPTLPATDSLPCSPPASNSCTQADPIAPSTSHPSPAHSSRKPLTSPAPDPPESMVQSLSPTPSPPTPAPQHSDLSLAMAVQTPVPGAAGGSGDKILEEALGALMAALDDYRGQFPELQGLEQEVTRLESLLMRQGLTRSRASSLSITVEHALESFSFLNEDEDEDNDVPGDRPPSSPEAGAEDSIDSPSARPLSTGCPALDAALVRHLYHCSCLLLKLGTFGPLRCQEAWALERLLREARVLEAVCEFSRRWEIPASSAQEVVQFSASRPGFLTFWDQCTERLSCFLCPVERVLLTFCNQYGARLSLRQPGLAEAVCVKFLEDALGQKLPRRPQPGPGEQLTVFQFWSFVETLDSPTMEAYVTETAEEVLLVRNLNSDDQAVVLKALRLAPEGRLRRDGLRALSSLLVHGNNKVMAAVSTQLRSLSLGPAFRERALLCFLDQLEDEDVQTRVAGCLALGCIKAPEGIEPLVYLCQTDTEAVREAARQSLQQCGEEGQSAHRRLEESLDALPRIFGPGSMASTAF; encoded by the exons ATGAACACCAAGAAGAGAG GGAGCCCCGCGCGGACTCACTCTATGATGTCCCTGTCGGTGCGGCCGCAGCGCCGCCTGCTCAGCGCCCGGGTCAGTAGGAGCCAGTCCTTCGCAGGCGTCCTCGGCAGCCACGAGCGGGGGCCCAG GAGCTTCCCGGTCTTCAGCCCGCCAGGGCCCCCACGGAAGCCCCCCGCGCTCTCCCGAGTGTCCAGGATGTTTTCCATGGCTCATCCAGCCGCCAAGGTGCCGCAACCCGAGCGGCTGGACCTGGTGTATGCGGCGCTGAAGCGGGGCCTGAC GGCCTACTTGGAAGTGCACCAGCAGGAGCAGGAGAAACTCCAGGGCCAGATAAGGGAGTCCAAGAGGAATTCCCGCTTG GGCTTCCTGTATGATCTGGACAAG CAAGTCAAGTCCATTGAACGCTTCCTGCGACGACTGGAGTTCCATGCCAGCAAG ATCGACGAGCTGTATGAGGCATACTGTGTCCAGCGGCGTCTCCGGGATGGTGCCTACAACATGGTCCGTGCCTACACCACTGGGTCCCCGGGGAGCCGAGAGGCCCGGGACAGCCTAGCAGAGGCCACTCGGGGGCATCGCGAGTACACGGAG AGCATGTGTCTGCTGGAGAGCGAGCTGGAGGCACAGCTGGGCGAGTTTCATCTCCGAATGAAAG GGCTGGCTGGCTTTGCCAGGCTGTGTGTAGGCGATCAATATGAG ATCTGCATGAAATATGGGCGTCAGCGCTGGAAACTACGGGGCCGAATTGAGGGTAGTGGAAAGCAGGTGTGGGACAGTGAAGAAACCATCTTTCTCCCACTGCTCACGGAATTTCTGTCTATCAAG GTGACAGAACTGAAGGGCCTGGCCAACCATGTGGTTGTGGGCAGTGTCTCCTGTGAGACCAAGGACCTGTTTGCTGCCCTGCCCCAGGTTGTGGCTGTGGATATCAATGACCTTGGCACCATCAAGCTCAGCCTGGAAGTCACATGGAG ccccttCGACAAGGATGACCAGCCCTCAGCCGCTTCTTCTGTCAACAAGGCCTCCACAGTCACCAAGCGCTTCTCCACCTATAGCCAGAGCCCACCAGACACACCCTCACTTCGGGAACAGGCCTTCTAT AACATGCTGCGACGGCAGGAGGAGCTGGAGAATGGGACAGCATGGTCCCTGTCATCCGAATCTTCAGACGACTCATCCAGCCCACAGCTCTCAGGCACTGCCCGCCACTCATCAGCCCCTAGGCCCCTGGTGCAGCAGCCTGAACTCCTTCCCATCCAAGTTGCCTTCCGTAGGCCTGAGACCCCCAGCTCTGGTCCCCTGGATGAGGAGGGGGCCGTGGCCCCAGTCCTGGCAAATGGGCATGCACCCTACAGTCGGACTCTTAGCCACATCAGTGAGGCTAGTGTAGACGCTGCCTTGGCTGAGGCTTCAGTGGAGGCCATTGGCCCAGAAAGCCTAGCCTGGGGACCTAGCCCACCTACACACCCAGCTCCCACCCATGGAGAGCACCCCAGCCCTGTTCCTCCGACCCTGGACCCTGGCCACTCTGCCACAAGCTCCACCCTCGGTACAACAGGCTCTGTCCCCACATCTACAGACCCTGCCCCATCTGCACACCTAGACTCAGTTCATAAGGCCACAGACTCTGGCCCTTCAGAACTGCCAGGCCCCACTCACACCACTACAGGCTCCACCTGTAGTGCCATTCAAAGCCCCCTCACTCACACTACTACAGGCTCTACCCACAAGCCCATAATCTCTACCCTTACTACTACAGGCCCTACCGTCAATATCATAGGCCCAGTCCAGACTACCACAAGCCATACCCCTACAAGTCCCACCCATAAAACCAGGATGTCAACTCCTACCACTATAAGTCCCACCCATACCCCCACAAGTCCCACCCATAAAACCAGGATGTCACCTCCCACCACTACAAGTCCTAACCCCAGTGCTATGGGCCTAGTCCAGACTGCCACAAGCCCCACCCTTATAAATCTAAGTCCTTCTACTTCTCCAGAACTTGCTACCCTCTCCAGCCCCTCCAAACACTCAGACCCCACCCTCCCAGCCACCGACTCCCTTCCCTGTAGTCCCCCAGCCTCCAATTCCTGCACTCAGGCAGACCCTATAGCCCCCAGCACCTCCCACCCAAGTCCTGCCCATTCCAGTAGGAAACCCCTCACAAGCCCTGCCCCAGATCCCCCAGAGTCTATGGTTCAGAGTCTAAGCCCCACTccctcacccccaacccctgcACCCCAGCATTCAGACCTTAGCCTGGCCATGGCTGTCCAGACCCCAGTCCCAGGGGCAGCCGGAGGGTCTGGGGACAAGATCCTGGAGGAGGCACTGGGGGCCCTAATGGCTGCCCTGGATGACTACCGTGGCCAGTTTCCTGAGCTGCAGGGCCTGGAGCAGGAGGTGACCCGACTAGAGAGTCTGCTCATG AGACAAGGTCTGACTCGCAGCCGGGCCTCCAGTCTCAGCATCACCGTGGAGCATGCCTTGGAGAGCTTCAGCTTCCTCAATGAAGACGAAGATGAAGACAACGATGTTCCTGGGGACAG GCCTCCAAGCAGCCCAGAGGCTGGGGCTGAGGACAGCATTGACTCACCCAGTGCCCGCCCCCTCAGCACGGGGTGTCCAGCTCTGGACGCTGCCTTGGTCCGGCACCTGTACCACTGCAGTTGCCTCCTGCTG AAACTGGGCACATTTGGGCCTCTGCGATGCCAGGAGGCATGGGCCCTGGAGCGGCTGCTGCGGGAAGCCCGAGTGCTGGAGGCAGTATGCGAGTTCAGCAGGCGGTGGGAGATCCCGGCCAGCTCTGCCCAAGAAG TGGTGCAGTTCTCGGCCTCTCGGCCTGGCTTCTTGACCTTCTGGGACCAGTGCACAGAGAGACTCAGCTGCTTCCTCTGCCCAGTGGAGCGGGTGCTTCTCACCTTCTGCAACCAGTATGGTGCCCGCCTCTCCCTGCGCCAGCCAGGCTTGGCTGAGGCTG TTTGTGTGAAGTTCCTGGAGGATGCCCTGGGGCAGAAGCTGCCCAGAAGGCCCCAGCCAGGGCCTGGAGAGCAGCTCACGGTCTTCCAGTTCTGGAGTTTTGTGGAAACCTTGGACAGCCCCACCATGGAGGCCTACGTGACCGAGACTGCCGAGGAGG TGCTACTGGTGCGGAATCTGAACTCAGATGACCAGGCTGTCGTGCTGAAGGCCCTGAGATTGGCGCCCGAGGGGCGTCTGCGAAGGGATGGGCTGCGGGCCCTCAGCTCCCTGCTCGTCCATGGCAACAACAAGGTGATGGCTGCTGTCAGCACCCAGCTCCGGAGCCTGTCACTGGGCCCTGCCTTCCGGGAGAGG GCCCTCCTGTGCTTTCTGGACCAGCTGGAGGATGAGGACGTGCAGACTCGAGTGGCTGGCTGCCTGGCCCTAGGCTGCATCAAG GCTCCCGAGGGCATTGAGCCCCTGGTGTACCTCTGCCAAACTGACACAGAAGCTGTGAGGGAAGCTGCCCGGCAGAGCCTACAGCAGTGTG GAGAAGAGGGACAGTCTGCCCATCGACGGCTAGAGGAGTCCCTGGACGCCCTGCCCCGCATCTTTGGTCC
- the RIPOR1 gene encoding rho family-interacting cell polarization regulator 1 isoform X1 yields the protein MNTKKRGSPARTHSMMSLSVRPQRRLLSARVSRSQSFAGVLGSHERGPRSFPVFSPPGPPRKPPALSRVSRMFSMAHPAAKVPQPERLDLVYAALKRGLTAYLEVHQQEQEKLQGQIRESKRNSRLGFLYDLDKQVKSIERFLRRLEFHASKIDELYEAYCVQRRLRDGAYNMVRAYTTGSPGSREARDSLAEATRGHREYTESMCLLESELEAQLGEFHLRMKGTELWGQAGGRRKYAYGSPTSPLLHQLPGLAGFARLCVGDQYEICMKYGRQRWKLRGRIEGSGKQVWDSEETIFLPLLTEFLSIKVTELKGLANHVVVGSVSCETKDLFAALPQVVAVDINDLGTIKLSLEVTWSPFDKDDQPSAASSVNKASTVTKRFSTYSQSPPDTPSLREQAFYNMLRRQEELENGTAWSLSSESSDDSSSPQLSGTARHSSAPRPLVQQPELLPIQVAFRRPETPSSGPLDEEGAVAPVLANGHAPYSRTLSHISEASVDAALAEASVEAIGPESLAWGPSPPTHPAPTHGEHPSPVPPTLDPGHSATSSTLGTTGSVPTSTDPAPSAHLDSVHKATDSGPSELPGPTHTTTGSTCSAIQSPLTHTTTGSTHKPIISTLTTTGPTVNIIGPVQTTTSHTPTSPTHKTRMSTPTTISPTHTPTSPTHKTRMSPPTTTSPNPSAMGLVQTATSPTLINLSPSTSPELATLSSPSKHSDPTLPATDSLPCSPPASNSCTQADPIAPSTSHPSPAHSSRKPLTSPAPDPPESMVQSLSPTPSPPTPAPQHSDLSLAMAVQTPVPGAAGGSGDKILEEALGALMAALDDYRGQFPELQGLEQEVTRLESLLMQRQGLTRSRASSLSITVEHALESFSFLNEDEDEDNDVPGDRPPSSPEAGAEDSIDSPSARPLSTGCPALDAALVRHLYHCSCLLLKLGTFGPLRCQEAWALERLLREARVLEAVCEFSRRWEIPASSAQEVVQFSASRPGFLTFWDQCTERLSCFLCPVERVLLTFCNQYGARLSLRQPGLAEAVCVKFLEDALGQKLPRRPQPGPGEQLTVFQFWSFVETLDSPTMEAYVTETAEEVLLVRNLNSDDQAVVLKALRLAPEGRLRRDGLRALSSLLVHGNNKVMAAVSTQLRSLSLGPAFRERALLCFLDQLEDEDVQTRVAGCLALGCIKAPEGIEPLVYLCQTDTEAVREAARQSLQQCGEEGQSAHRRLEESLDALPRIFGPGSMASTAF from the exons ATGAACACCAAGAAGAGAG GGAGCCCCGCGCGGACTCACTCTATGATGTCCCTGTCGGTGCGGCCGCAGCGCCGCCTGCTCAGCGCCCGGGTCAGTAGGAGCCAGTCCTTCGCAGGCGTCCTCGGCAGCCACGAGCGGGGGCCCAG GAGCTTCCCGGTCTTCAGCCCGCCAGGGCCCCCACGGAAGCCCCCCGCGCTCTCCCGAGTGTCCAGGATGTTTTCCATGGCTCATCCAGCCGCCAAGGTGCCGCAACCCGAGCGGCTGGACCTGGTGTATGCGGCGCTGAAGCGGGGCCTGAC GGCCTACTTGGAAGTGCACCAGCAGGAGCAGGAGAAACTCCAGGGCCAGATAAGGGAGTCCAAGAGGAATTCCCGCTTG GGCTTCCTGTATGATCTGGACAAG CAAGTCAAGTCCATTGAACGCTTCCTGCGACGACTGGAGTTCCATGCCAGCAAG ATCGACGAGCTGTATGAGGCATACTGTGTCCAGCGGCGTCTCCGGGATGGTGCCTACAACATGGTCCGTGCCTACACCACTGGGTCCCCGGGGAGCCGAGAGGCCCGGGACAGCCTAGCAGAGGCCACTCGGGGGCATCGCGAGTACACGGAG AGCATGTGTCTGCTGGAGAGCGAGCTGGAGGCACAGCTGGGCGAGTTTCATCTCCGAATGAAAGGTACTGAGTTGTGGGGGCAGGCGGGGGGCCGGAGGAAGTATGCTTATGGCTCACCAACTTCTCCCCTTCTCCACCAACTCCCAGGGCTGGCTGGCTTTGCCAGGCTGTGTGTAGGCGATCAATATGAG ATCTGCATGAAATATGGGCGTCAGCGCTGGAAACTACGGGGCCGAATTGAGGGTAGTGGAAAGCAGGTGTGGGACAGTGAAGAAACCATCTTTCTCCCACTGCTCACGGAATTTCTGTCTATCAAG GTGACAGAACTGAAGGGCCTGGCCAACCATGTGGTTGTGGGCAGTGTCTCCTGTGAGACCAAGGACCTGTTTGCTGCCCTGCCCCAGGTTGTGGCTGTGGATATCAATGACCTTGGCACCATCAAGCTCAGCCTGGAAGTCACATGGAG ccccttCGACAAGGATGACCAGCCCTCAGCCGCTTCTTCTGTCAACAAGGCCTCCACAGTCACCAAGCGCTTCTCCACCTATAGCCAGAGCCCACCAGACACACCCTCACTTCGGGAACAGGCCTTCTAT AACATGCTGCGACGGCAGGAGGAGCTGGAGAATGGGACAGCATGGTCCCTGTCATCCGAATCTTCAGACGACTCATCCAGCCCACAGCTCTCAGGCACTGCCCGCCACTCATCAGCCCCTAGGCCCCTGGTGCAGCAGCCTGAACTCCTTCCCATCCAAGTTGCCTTCCGTAGGCCTGAGACCCCCAGCTCTGGTCCCCTGGATGAGGAGGGGGCCGTGGCCCCAGTCCTGGCAAATGGGCATGCACCCTACAGTCGGACTCTTAGCCACATCAGTGAGGCTAGTGTAGACGCTGCCTTGGCTGAGGCTTCAGTGGAGGCCATTGGCCCAGAAAGCCTAGCCTGGGGACCTAGCCCACCTACACACCCAGCTCCCACCCATGGAGAGCACCCCAGCCCTGTTCCTCCGACCCTGGACCCTGGCCACTCTGCCACAAGCTCCACCCTCGGTACAACAGGCTCTGTCCCCACATCTACAGACCCTGCCCCATCTGCACACCTAGACTCAGTTCATAAGGCCACAGACTCTGGCCCTTCAGAACTGCCAGGCCCCACTCACACCACTACAGGCTCCACCTGTAGTGCCATTCAAAGCCCCCTCACTCACACTACTACAGGCTCTACCCACAAGCCCATAATCTCTACCCTTACTACTACAGGCCCTACCGTCAATATCATAGGCCCAGTCCAGACTACCACAAGCCATACCCCTACAAGTCCCACCCATAAAACCAGGATGTCAACTCCTACCACTATAAGTCCCACCCATACCCCCACAAGTCCCACCCATAAAACCAGGATGTCACCTCCCACCACTACAAGTCCTAACCCCAGTGCTATGGGCCTAGTCCAGACTGCCACAAGCCCCACCCTTATAAATCTAAGTCCTTCTACTTCTCCAGAACTTGCTACCCTCTCCAGCCCCTCCAAACACTCAGACCCCACCCTCCCAGCCACCGACTCCCTTCCCTGTAGTCCCCCAGCCTCCAATTCCTGCACTCAGGCAGACCCTATAGCCCCCAGCACCTCCCACCCAAGTCCTGCCCATTCCAGTAGGAAACCCCTCACAAGCCCTGCCCCAGATCCCCCAGAGTCTATGGTTCAGAGTCTAAGCCCCACTccctcacccccaacccctgcACCCCAGCATTCAGACCTTAGCCTGGCCATGGCTGTCCAGACCCCAGTCCCAGGGGCAGCCGGAGGGTCTGGGGACAAGATCCTGGAGGAGGCACTGGGGGCCCTAATGGCTGCCCTGGATGACTACCGTGGCCAGTTTCCTGAGCTGCAGGGCCTGGAGCAGGAGGTGACCCGACTAGAGAGTCTGCTCATG CAGAGACAAGGTCTGACTCGCAGCCGGGCCTCCAGTCTCAGCATCACCGTGGAGCATGCCTTGGAGAGCTTCAGCTTCCTCAATGAAGACGAAGATGAAGACAACGATGTTCCTGGGGACAG GCCTCCAAGCAGCCCAGAGGCTGGGGCTGAGGACAGCATTGACTCACCCAGTGCCCGCCCCCTCAGCACGGGGTGTCCAGCTCTGGACGCTGCCTTGGTCCGGCACCTGTACCACTGCAGTTGCCTCCTGCTG AAACTGGGCACATTTGGGCCTCTGCGATGCCAGGAGGCATGGGCCCTGGAGCGGCTGCTGCGGGAAGCCCGAGTGCTGGAGGCAGTATGCGAGTTCAGCAGGCGGTGGGAGATCCCGGCCAGCTCTGCCCAAGAAG TGGTGCAGTTCTCGGCCTCTCGGCCTGGCTTCTTGACCTTCTGGGACCAGTGCACAGAGAGACTCAGCTGCTTCCTCTGCCCAGTGGAGCGGGTGCTTCTCACCTTCTGCAACCAGTATGGTGCCCGCCTCTCCCTGCGCCAGCCAGGCTTGGCTGAGGCTG TTTGTGTGAAGTTCCTGGAGGATGCCCTGGGGCAGAAGCTGCCCAGAAGGCCCCAGCCAGGGCCTGGAGAGCAGCTCACGGTCTTCCAGTTCTGGAGTTTTGTGGAAACCTTGGACAGCCCCACCATGGAGGCCTACGTGACCGAGACTGCCGAGGAGG TGCTACTGGTGCGGAATCTGAACTCAGATGACCAGGCTGTCGTGCTGAAGGCCCTGAGATTGGCGCCCGAGGGGCGTCTGCGAAGGGATGGGCTGCGGGCCCTCAGCTCCCTGCTCGTCCATGGCAACAACAAGGTGATGGCTGCTGTCAGCACCCAGCTCCGGAGCCTGTCACTGGGCCCTGCCTTCCGGGAGAGG GCCCTCCTGTGCTTTCTGGACCAGCTGGAGGATGAGGACGTGCAGACTCGAGTGGCTGGCTGCCTGGCCCTAGGCTGCATCAAG GCTCCCGAGGGCATTGAGCCCCTGGTGTACCTCTGCCAAACTGACACAGAAGCTGTGAGGGAAGCTGCCCGGCAGAGCCTACAGCAGTGTG GAGAAGAGGGACAGTCTGCCCATCGACGGCTAGAGGAGTCCCTGGACGCCCTGCCCCGCATCTTTGGTCC
- the RIPOR1 gene encoding rho family-interacting cell polarization regulator 1 isoform X4 — translation MNTKKRGSPARTHSMMSLSVRPQRRLLSARVSRSQSFAGVLGSHERGPRSFPVFSPPGPPRKPPALSRVSRMFSMAHPAAKVPQPERLDLVYAALKRGLTAYLEVHQQEQEKLQGQIRESKRNSRLGFLYDLDKQVKSIERFLRRLEFHASKIDELYEAYCVQRRLRDGAYNMVRAYTTGSPGSREARDSLAEATRGHREYTESMCLLESELEAQLGEFHLRMKGLAGFARLCVGDQYEICMKYGRQRWKLRGRIEGSGKQVWDSEETIFLPLLTEFLSIKVTELKGLANHVVVGSVSCETKDLFAALPQVVAVDINDLGTIKLSLEVTWSPFDKDDQPSAASSVNKASTVTKRFSTYSQSPPDTPSLREQAFYNMLRRQEELENGTAWSLSSESSDDSSSPQLSGTARHSSAPRPLVQQPELLPIQVAFRRPETPSSGPLDEEGAVAPVLANGHAPYSRTLSHISEASVDAALAEASVEAIGPESLAWGPSPPTHPAPTHGEHPSPVPPTLDPGHSATSSTLGTTGSVPTSTDPAPSAHLDSVHKATDSGPSELPGPTHTTTGSTCSAIQSPLTHTTTGSTHKPIISTLTTTGPTVNIIGPVQTTTSHTPTSPTHKTRMSTPTTISPTHTPTSPTHKTRMSPPTTTSPNPSAMGLVQTATSPTLINLSPSTSPELATLSSPSKHSDPTLPATDSLPCSPPASNSCTQADPIAPSTSHPSPAHSSRKPLTSPAPDPPESMVQSLSPTPSPPTPAPQHSDLSLAMAVQTPVPGAAGGSGDKILEEALGALMAALDDYRGQFPELQGLEQEVTRLESLLMQRQGLTRSRASSLSITVEHALESFSFLNEDEDEDNDVPGDRPPSSPEAGAEDSIDSPSARPLSTGCPALDAALVRHLYHCSCLLLKLGTFGPLRCQEAWALERLLREARVLEAVCEFSRRWEIPASSAQEVVQFSASRPGFLTFWDQCTERLSCFLCPVERVLLTFCNQYGARLSLRQPGLAEAVCVKFLEDALGQKLPRRPQPGPGEQLTVFQFWSFVETLDSPTMEAYVTETAEEVLLVRNLNSDDQAVVLKALRLAPEGRLRRDGLRALSSLLVHGNNKVMAAVSTQLRSLSLGPAFRERALLCFLDQLEDEDVQTRVAGCLALGCIKAPEGIEPLVYLCQTDTEAVREAARQSLQQCGEEGQSAHRRLEESLDALPRIFGPGSMASTAF, via the exons ATGAACACCAAGAAGAGAG GGAGCCCCGCGCGGACTCACTCTATGATGTCCCTGTCGGTGCGGCCGCAGCGCCGCCTGCTCAGCGCCCGGGTCAGTAGGAGCCAGTCCTTCGCAGGCGTCCTCGGCAGCCACGAGCGGGGGCCCAG GAGCTTCCCGGTCTTCAGCCCGCCAGGGCCCCCACGGAAGCCCCCCGCGCTCTCCCGAGTGTCCAGGATGTTTTCCATGGCTCATCCAGCCGCCAAGGTGCCGCAACCCGAGCGGCTGGACCTGGTGTATGCGGCGCTGAAGCGGGGCCTGAC GGCCTACTTGGAAGTGCACCAGCAGGAGCAGGAGAAACTCCAGGGCCAGATAAGGGAGTCCAAGAGGAATTCCCGCTTG GGCTTCCTGTATGATCTGGACAAG CAAGTCAAGTCCATTGAACGCTTCCTGCGACGACTGGAGTTCCATGCCAGCAAG ATCGACGAGCTGTATGAGGCATACTGTGTCCAGCGGCGTCTCCGGGATGGTGCCTACAACATGGTCCGTGCCTACACCACTGGGTCCCCGGGGAGCCGAGAGGCCCGGGACAGCCTAGCAGAGGCCACTCGGGGGCATCGCGAGTACACGGAG AGCATGTGTCTGCTGGAGAGCGAGCTGGAGGCACAGCTGGGCGAGTTTCATCTCCGAATGAAAG GGCTGGCTGGCTTTGCCAGGCTGTGTGTAGGCGATCAATATGAG ATCTGCATGAAATATGGGCGTCAGCGCTGGAAACTACGGGGCCGAATTGAGGGTAGTGGAAAGCAGGTGTGGGACAGTGAAGAAACCATCTTTCTCCCACTGCTCACGGAATTTCTGTCTATCAAG GTGACAGAACTGAAGGGCCTGGCCAACCATGTGGTTGTGGGCAGTGTCTCCTGTGAGACCAAGGACCTGTTTGCTGCCCTGCCCCAGGTTGTGGCTGTGGATATCAATGACCTTGGCACCATCAAGCTCAGCCTGGAAGTCACATGGAG ccccttCGACAAGGATGACCAGCCCTCAGCCGCTTCTTCTGTCAACAAGGCCTCCACAGTCACCAAGCGCTTCTCCACCTATAGCCAGAGCCCACCAGACACACCCTCACTTCGGGAACAGGCCTTCTAT AACATGCTGCGACGGCAGGAGGAGCTGGAGAATGGGACAGCATGGTCCCTGTCATCCGAATCTTCAGACGACTCATCCAGCCCACAGCTCTCAGGCACTGCCCGCCACTCATCAGCCCCTAGGCCCCTGGTGCAGCAGCCTGAACTCCTTCCCATCCAAGTTGCCTTCCGTAGGCCTGAGACCCCCAGCTCTGGTCCCCTGGATGAGGAGGGGGCCGTGGCCCCAGTCCTGGCAAATGGGCATGCACCCTACAGTCGGACTCTTAGCCACATCAGTGAGGCTAGTGTAGACGCTGCCTTGGCTGAGGCTTCAGTGGAGGCCATTGGCCCAGAAAGCCTAGCCTGGGGACCTAGCCCACCTACACACCCAGCTCCCACCCATGGAGAGCACCCCAGCCCTGTTCCTCCGACCCTGGACCCTGGCCACTCTGCCACAAGCTCCACCCTCGGTACAACAGGCTCTGTCCCCACATCTACAGACCCTGCCCCATCTGCACACCTAGACTCAGTTCATAAGGCCACAGACTCTGGCCCTTCAGAACTGCCAGGCCCCACTCACACCACTACAGGCTCCACCTGTAGTGCCATTCAAAGCCCCCTCACTCACACTACTACAGGCTCTACCCACAAGCCCATAATCTCTACCCTTACTACTACAGGCCCTACCGTCAATATCATAGGCCCAGTCCAGACTACCACAAGCCATACCCCTACAAGTCCCACCCATAAAACCAGGATGTCAACTCCTACCACTATAAGTCCCACCCATACCCCCACAAGTCCCACCCATAAAACCAGGATGTCACCTCCCACCACTACAAGTCCTAACCCCAGTGCTATGGGCCTAGTCCAGACTGCCACAAGCCCCACCCTTATAAATCTAAGTCCTTCTACTTCTCCAGAACTTGCTACCCTCTCCAGCCCCTCCAAACACTCAGACCCCACCCTCCCAGCCACCGACTCCCTTCCCTGTAGTCCCCCAGCCTCCAATTCCTGCACTCAGGCAGACCCTATAGCCCCCAGCACCTCCCACCCAAGTCCTGCCCATTCCAGTAGGAAACCCCTCACAAGCCCTGCCCCAGATCCCCCAGAGTCTATGGTTCAGAGTCTAAGCCCCACTccctcacccccaacccctgcACCCCAGCATTCAGACCTTAGCCTGGCCATGGCTGTCCAGACCCCAGTCCCAGGGGCAGCCGGAGGGTCTGGGGACAAGATCCTGGAGGAGGCACTGGGGGCCCTAATGGCTGCCCTGGATGACTACCGTGGCCAGTTTCCTGAGCTGCAGGGCCTGGAGCAGGAGGTGACCCGACTAGAGAGTCTGCTCATG CAGAGACAAGGTCTGACTCGCAGCCGGGCCTCCAGTCTCAGCATCACCGTGGAGCATGCCTTGGAGAGCTTCAGCTTCCTCAATGAAGACGAAGATGAAGACAACGATGTTCCTGGGGACAG GCCTCCAAGCAGCCCAGAGGCTGGGGCTGAGGACAGCATTGACTCACCCAGTGCCCGCCCCCTCAGCACGGGGTGTCCAGCTCTGGACGCTGCCTTGGTCCGGCACCTGTACCACTGCAGTTGCCTCCTGCTG AAACTGGGCACATTTGGGCCTCTGCGATGCCAGGAGGCATGGGCCCTGGAGCGGCTGCTGCGGGAAGCCCGAGTGCTGGAGGCAGTATGCGAGTTCAGCAGGCGGTGGGAGATCCCGGCCAGCTCTGCCCAAGAAG TGGTGCAGTTCTCGGCCTCTCGGCCTGGCTTCTTGACCTTCTGGGACCAGTGCACAGAGAGACTCAGCTGCTTCCTCTGCCCAGTGGAGCGGGTGCTTCTCACCTTCTGCAACCAGTATGGTGCCCGCCTCTCCCTGCGCCAGCCAGGCTTGGCTGAGGCTG TTTGTGTGAAGTTCCTGGAGGATGCCCTGGGGCAGAAGCTGCCCAGAAGGCCCCAGCCAGGGCCTGGAGAGCAGCTCACGGTCTTCCAGTTCTGGAGTTTTGTGGAAACCTTGGACAGCCCCACCATGGAGGCCTACGTGACCGAGACTGCCGAGGAGG TGCTACTGGTGCGGAATCTGAACTCAGATGACCAGGCTGTCGTGCTGAAGGCCCTGAGATTGGCGCCCGAGGGGCGTCTGCGAAGGGATGGGCTGCGGGCCCTCAGCTCCCTGCTCGTCCATGGCAACAACAAGGTGATGGCTGCTGTCAGCACCCAGCTCCGGAGCCTGTCACTGGGCCCTGCCTTCCGGGAGAGG GCCCTCCTGTGCTTTCTGGACCAGCTGGAGGATGAGGACGTGCAGACTCGAGTGGCTGGCTGCCTGGCCCTAGGCTGCATCAAG GCTCCCGAGGGCATTGAGCCCCTGGTGTACCTCTGCCAAACTGACACAGAAGCTGTGAGGGAAGCTGCCCGGCAGAGCCTACAGCAGTGTG GAGAAGAGGGACAGTCTGCCCATCGACGGCTAGAGGAGTCCCTGGACGCCCTGCCCCGCATCTTTGGTCC